In one Bacteroidota bacterium genomic region, the following are encoded:
- a CDS encoding DUF479 domain-containing protein has protein sequence MNFLAHLYFSGQNDDIRIGGFIADFIKGNDFHNFSPQIKSGILLHRKIDAFTDSHKLVEKSKTRLRKKYKKYAGVVVDIFYDHFLATNWDSYSKQTLPSFAREIYVLMALNYFSLPAKAKRMVPFMILGNWLESYKKIEMIELVLQRMPNRTSLPSEAKFGIEILNEHYISFNQEFNEFYGDLITFLNRKNEHQKLVS, from the coding sequence ATGAATTTTCTTGCACATTTATACTTCTCCGGACAAAATGATGACATAAGAATTGGAGGATTTATTGCTGATTTTATAAAAGGAAACGATTTTCATAATTTTTCGCCACAAATAAAATCCGGGATTTTGTTGCATCGTAAAATTGATGCGTTCACAGATTCGCATAAACTTGTTGAAAAAAGTAAAACTCGACTGCGAAAAAAGTATAAAAAGTATGCCGGAGTTGTAGTTGATATTTTTTACGATCATTTTTTAGCTACAAATTGGGATTCTTATTCCAAGCAAACTCTTCCTTCTTTTGCCAGAGAAATCTACGTTTTGATGGCATTAAATTATTTCTCTCTTCCTGCAAAGGCAAAAAGAATGGTGCCTTTTATGATTCTTGGGAATTGGCTTGAATCATACAAAAAAATTGAAATGATAGAATTAGTTTTACAACGAATGCCAAATAGAACATCGCTCCCGAGTGAGGCTAAATTTGGAATTGAAATTCTAAATGAGCACTATATTTCATTTAATCAGGAATTTAATGAATTTTATGGAGATTTAATTACATTTTTAAATAGAAAGAATGAGCACCAAAAATTAGTATCCTGA